The sequence GCACCGGTCCGCGAACCGCCGTCCGCGCCTGCCCCTGCTCCGCCGCTCCCGCGTCCTGGCCGTCCTGGGCGGCACCGGCCTGTTCGTGCTGGCGCTGCTGGCGGGCATGGCGTGGTTCTCGCCGAGCTGAGCTGCGGGAAGGGCCCGGCGGGGGCCGCCCCGGCCTGATCCGGGTCCGGCGCGGGCCGTCTACGATCGGACCGCATGGACTGGTTGGCGCGGATCGGCGGGCTCAGGCAGTGGGCCAGGGGCGGGGTACGGGCCCCGCACAAGCCGCTGTTGCTGCTGTACGCGCTCGGCCGGTTCCAGCAGGACGCCGAGGGCGGGCTGCGGTACACGGCGGTCGAGGCCGACCTTCAGCGGCTGCTGACCGAGTACGGCCCGCCGAACCGGACGACCCCCGCGTACCCCTTCCATCACCTGGTCGGCGACGGGGTGTGGGAGGTGCGCACCGACCGGGGTTCCGGCAGCCCGGGCAGCGGGGTGCGGGACCTGCGGGAGACGGGCGCCACCGGGCGGCTCGCGCCGGAGCTGCGCGCCGCGCTGCGGCGTGATCCGCAACTCCTCGGCGACATCGCGCGCCTGCTGCTCGACCTGCACTTCCCGCCCTCGCTGCACGGCGAGTTGTGCGAGGCTGCGGGCCTGGAACTCGAGTGGGCGCGGACCGAGCGGCTCGCGGTGGCGCGCGGGCGGCGGGACCCGCGGATGCGGGAACTGGTGCTGACCGCCTACGAGTACCGGTGCGCGTTCTGCGGTTACGACGGCCGGATCGGCCCGGTGCCGGTCGGGCTGGAGGCGGCCCATGTGCGCTGGTGGGCGTTCGGCGGGCCCGACGAGATCGAGAACGGACTGTGCCTGTGCTCGCTGCACCACAAGCTGTTCGACCGGGGCGTCCTCGGCATCGGCGACGATCTGCGCGTCCTGGTCTCCCAGCGGTTCGCCGGCCACAGCCCCGCCGCCCGCGACCAGGTCACCGCCCTCGCGGGCCGCCGCCTCCTCGGGCCCCGGCCCGGGATCCGTCCCGTCGCGGACGTCCACCGCGACTGGCACACCCGCCAGGTCTTCCACGGCGGACCGGGCCTGCCCCGGCAACGGGCCGACAGCAGACCCTAGGACCCCCTGGAGCCGGTCCGCCGGACCCGCCTCACCGGCCGCCAGCGTGCCGCGCACCGCCGTGTCCGCGTCCTCCGCCATCATGGAGCGGCCCCGCCCGCGGCCCCGGCCGATGGCGTCGACCCCGGCGGACCCTACGTATCGTAGGTTCCCGACCGGGCAGGGCTGTAAGGCCGTTCATACACCTGTTCCACCACGTCAACGGGGGATCCATGCAGGACACGGAGACGGCGCCCAGCGGTGAGGTCTGCGCACGCAGCCTCGCGCCGACCCTCGCCGTACTCGTCGTCAGCCTCTTCGTCGCCGCCGTCGGCGTGTACGAGCTGTGCGGCTTCGGACTGCACAGCCTCGACCGGCGCCCGCACCTGTTCAGCGACGGCCTCGCCACCGGCGGGGTGATCGTCGCGGCGGTGGCCGCGGGGGCCGCGGTGGGCAACCTGGCCTGGCTGCTGGCCTCCGCCCGGCGTGGCTCGGAAAGGACCGGGTAAGAAGCGGGCCCGGTACGCTCCTGTCCCGATAGACAGACCGGAACACTCTCCCCTACACGCTGTAGGGTCGCACTCGTAGTGCCCGTCTGTCCCCGTCCCCCCTCACCAAGGTGACCAGTCACCATGCCCGCTCCGCAGTCGACCGTCCCCTCCGCGCACGCCCCCGCCGAGCGTGCCCCGCACCGCGAGTTCCCGCCGCTCACGCCCGGCCCCCGGCTGCGTGCCGCCGCGGCCTCGGCCACGGTGTGGTACCTGCGGCTGATCGCCGTGCTCAACATCCTCGCGGTGCTCTCCCTGCCGTTCCGCCAGGAGGTCCACGAGCACAACACCAGCAAGCTCTTCAACCAGGAGCATCCGCACCACCACGTCGGCGCGTTCTTCACGCCGTACCTGGCCACCGGCGGCCTCGTCTCGGCCGCGCTCGCGATCTTCCTGATGCTGGTGATGCGGCGCCGCAAGCGCGCCGCCTGGCTGACCAACATCGCGCTCGCCGGACCCCTGTTCGCGGTGTACGCCGTCGGGCTCATCACCCAGGACCGGTACGCGGACCACGTCTTCAACTGGGTCTCCGCCGGTCTGACCGGTCTGTTCGTGGCAGCCCTGCTGATCGGCAGGCGCGAGTTCAACGCGGTCGGCGACCCCTCCAACCCGAAGCTGGCGCTGGCCGTCGGCGCGGGCGGGCTGCTGGCCACCGGCGGCCTCGGCACCCTGCTGGTGCACGCCACCAACAAGCTGCCCGGCGCCGATCTCACCGACGAGATCGTCTACACCTATCTGCGCGGCATCAGCGTCGGCATGTTCGCCGACCGCATCGACCATGTGCACGCGCCGCGTTGGACCGACATCACGGTCAACGTCCTGCTCGCGGCGGCCTTCTGCCTCGTCCTGTACGCCTGCTTCCGCTCCCCGCGCGGCGAGCAGCTGCTCACCGCCGCCGACGAGGAGCGGCTGCGCGCCCTGCTCGACAAGCACGGCGCCCGCGACTCCCTCGGCTACTTCGCGCTGCGCCGCGACAAGGCCGCCGTCTTCTCCCCCAGCGGCAAGGCCGCGATCACCTACCGCGTGGTCGGCGCCGTCTCCCTCGCCTCCGGCGACCCGATCGGCGACCCCGAGGCATGGCCCGGCGCCATCGACGCCTGGCTCGCCGAGGCCCGCCGGCACGCGTGGATCCCGGCGGTCATGGGCGCGAGCGAGGAGGCCGGCACCGTCTACGCGCGGCACGGCCTGGACGCCCTCGAACTCGGTGACGAGGCGATCGTGGACATCGCCGACTTCACCCTCGAAGGACGCCCGATGCGGGTGGTCCGCCAGGCCCACAACCGGGTCAAGCGGGCCGGTTACACCGTGCGCATCCGGCGCCACGAGGACATCCCGGCCGAGGAGATGGCCCACCTCATCGACCGCGCCGACCACTGGCGCGACGGCGCCACCGAGCGCGGCTTCTCCATGGCGCTGGGCCGCCTCGGCGATCCGGGGGACGGCCGCTGCGTGATGCTGGAGTGCCGCGACGGCGACGACCAGCCGCGCGCCCTGCTCAGCTTCGTGCCCTGGGGCGAGCACGGCCTCTCCCTGGACCTGATGCGCCGCGACCGCGACTGCGAGAACGGCCTGATGGAGTACATGGTCGTCGAACTGCTGCTGCGCGCCGGTGACTTGGGTGTCCAGCGGGTCTCGCTGAACTTCGCCATGTTCCGCTCGGTCTTCGAACGCGGCGCGCGTCTGGGCGCGGGCCCGGTGCTGCGGCTGTGGCGCTCGGTCCTCACCTTCTTCTCCCGCTGGTGGCAGATCGAGTCCCTGTACCGCGCGAACGCGAAGTACCGCCCGGTGTGGGAGCCCCGGTTCCTGCTCTTCGCCAAGTCCAGCGACATCCCGCGGATCGGCCTGGCGAGCGCGCGGGCGGAGGGGTTCCTCACGCTGCCGGTGATCGGGGAGCGGTCGTAGCGTCGCGGTCCTCCTCGACGCCATGACGAGGCCGGGGCGCGGGGCACGTCGTCCCGGCCGACGGGGAGTTGCCGGTGGACCTCCGCGAGGATCCGCAGTCGGCCTCGGCGAGGACCCGCCCGTCGTGGGCCCGTCGTGGACTGCCCCTAACCCCCGCCCACCGTGAAGCCGATCACCGCGCCGCCGCCCTCGCGGCGGTACGCGAACGGGGCTCCGCCGTGGGCCATCGCCACCTCACGGACGATGGACAGGCCGAGCCCCGAGCCCGGCAGGGAGCGGGCGTCGGCGGCCCGGTAGAAGCGGTCGAAGATGCGGATCAGGTCGCCCTCCGCGATGCCGGGCCCCCGGTCCAGGACCTCGACGCGGACGGTTCCCGGCCGGGCCGGGCCCATGACGTGGACCTCGATCGGCGCCCGGCCCGCGCGGTCGAACTTGGCCGCGTTCTCGACCAGGTTGGACATCGCCCGCTGGAGCATCCCCGGCCGCCCGTCGGTCGTCGTGTCGCCGCTCACGCGCAGCACGATCTGCCGTCCGGTACGCCGCGACGCCAGCCCCACCACGTCCTCGGCGATGTCCGCGAGATCCACCCGCTGCGGCGGCTCGGTGTCCGACTGCCCGGCGGCGAGGTCCACCAACTCATTGACCAGGTCGGTGAGTTCGCGCGCCTCCTGGGTGAGGTCGGCGACCAGGTCGTCCCGGGTGGCCGGGGGCAGCTCGTCGATGCGGCGCAGCAGGGAGATGTTCGTGCGCAGCGAGGTGAGCGGCGTCCGCAGCTCATGCCCCGCGTCCTGGACCAGCCGCCGCTGGTCCTCCTCCGACTGCGCGAGCCGCCCCAGCATCCGGTCGAAGGCCCGCCCGAGCCGCCCCACCTCGTCGAGCCCGGCCACCGGGACCTCGATGCCGAGGCGCCGGGTGCGGGCCACGTCCTCGGCGGCGTTCGTGAGCACCACCAGGCGCCGGGTGATCCGGCGGGCCAGCCACCAGCCGAACAGCCCCGCCGCCACCACCACGGCCGCCATCAGGATCAGCGTCCGCTGCTGGAGCGTGCGCAGCAGGTCCTCGGTATCGCTGAACTCCTGCGCCACCTGCACCGCGCCCCGCCCGTCGCCGAGCGAGACGGTGGCGATGCGGTAGAGGTCGTCGCCGACCTGGACGTCCTTGTGCTCGACCGCCTTCCCGGCCGTGCGTGCGACCGCCATCGACCTGTCGTGCGAGGTGACGGGCAGCGAGGGGTCGCCGTGGTCGACGATCTGGCCCTGTGCGCCGAGCACCTGCACATCGGTGCGGGCGGGCCGCACCAGATCGTGTCCCGGCCGGGAGGAGGAGAAGTCCTCCGGCCCCATCCTGTGCTGCCGTACCTCGTCCCTCACGTCCTGCACGACCTGCGTGAACAC is a genomic window of Streptomyces sp. WP-1 containing:
- a CDS encoding ATP-binding protein translates to MLARRRPKLVSLRTTFAISFAAVTAAVAILVGIVSYGSAARLVRVDQQTVFTQVVQDVRDEVRQHRMGPEDFSSSRPGHDLVRPARTDVQVLGAQGQIVDHGDPSLPVTSHDRSMAVARTAGKAVEHKDVQVGDDLYRIATVSLGDGRGAVQVAQEFSDTEDLLRTLQQRTLILMAAVVVAAGLFGWWLARRITRRLVVLTNAAEDVARTRRLGIEVPVAGLDEVGRLGRAFDRMLGRLAQSEEDQRRLVQDAGHELRTPLTSLRTNISLLRRIDELPPATRDDLVADLTQEARELTDLVNELVDLAAGQSDTEPPQRVDLADIAEDVVGLASRRTGRQIVLRVSGDTTTDGRPGMLQRAMSNLVENAAKFDRAGRAPIEVHVMGPARPGTVRVEVLDRGPGIAEGDLIRIFDRFYRAADARSLPGSGLGLSIVREVAMAHGGAPFAYRREGGGAVIGFTVGGG
- a CDS encoding phosphorothioated DNA-binding restriction endonuclease, whose translation is MDWLARIGGLRQWARGGVRAPHKPLLLLYALGRFQQDAEGGLRYTAVEADLQRLLTEYGPPNRTTPAYPFHHLVGDGVWEVRTDRGSGSPGSGVRDLRETGATGRLAPELRAALRRDPQLLGDIARLLLDLHFPPSLHGELCEAAGLELEWARTERLAVARGRRDPRMRELVLTAYEYRCAFCGYDGRIGPVPVGLEAAHVRWWAFGGPDEIENGLCLCSLHHKLFDRGVLGIGDDLRVLVSQRFAGHSPAARDQVTALAGRRLLGPRPGIRPVADVHRDWHTRQVFHGGPGLPRQRADSRP
- a CDS encoding phosphatidylglycerol lysyltransferase domain-containing protein; the encoded protein is MPAPQSTVPSAHAPAERAPHREFPPLTPGPRLRAAAASATVWYLRLIAVLNILAVLSLPFRQEVHEHNTSKLFNQEHPHHHVGAFFTPYLATGGLVSAALAIFLMLVMRRRKRAAWLTNIALAGPLFAVYAVGLITQDRYADHVFNWVSAGLTGLFVAALLIGRREFNAVGDPSNPKLALAVGAGGLLATGGLGTLLVHATNKLPGADLTDEIVYTYLRGISVGMFADRIDHVHAPRWTDITVNVLLAAAFCLVLYACFRSPRGEQLLTAADEERLRALLDKHGARDSLGYFALRRDKAAVFSPSGKAAITYRVVGAVSLASGDPIGDPEAWPGAIDAWLAEARRHAWIPAVMGASEEAGTVYARHGLDALELGDEAIVDIADFTLEGRPMRVVRQAHNRVKRAGYTVRIRRHEDIPAEEMAHLIDRADHWRDGATERGFSMALGRLGDPGDGRCVMLECRDGDDQPRALLSFVPWGEHGLSLDLMRRDRDCENGLMEYMVVELLLRAGDLGVQRVSLNFAMFRSVFERGARLGAGPVLRLWRSVLTFFSRWWQIESLYRANAKYRPVWEPRFLLFAKSSDIPRIGLASARAEGFLTLPVIGERS